A genomic window from Rhizobium sp. 007 includes:
- a CDS encoding GNAT family N-acetyltransferase codes for MNIVRIDENFHRWNELLQLILSSFAYMNGRINPPSSALSLTPQSLAEKTLNEIGYVVLENEDLLGCMFLRPEPGCLYLGKLAVAPEAQGRSIGRLLLQVAEAAARERLLSALRLDTRIELTGNHSVFAAWGFAKTAEKSHPGFDRVTYIEMRKVLAV; via the coding sequence ATGAACATCGTCCGGATCGATGAGAATTTTCACCGCTGGAACGAGTTGCTGCAACTAATCCTCTCGTCCTTCGCCTATATGAATGGCCGCATCAATCCGCCGTCTTCGGCCTTGAGCCTGACACCGCAATCGCTTGCCGAGAAGACCCTAAACGAGATCGGCTACGTCGTGCTTGAAAACGAGGATTTGCTTGGCTGCATGTTCTTGAGGCCTGAGCCGGGATGTCTTTATCTCGGCAAACTCGCGGTCGCGCCGGAGGCGCAGGGCAGGAGTATCGGCAGGCTGTTGCTGCAGGTAGCCGAGGCGGCTGCGAGAGAGCGCCTGCTATCTGCGCTGCGGCTCGATACGCGCATCGAATTGACCGGCAACCATTCAGTCTTTGCCGCCTGGGGCTTTGCGAAGACGGCCGAAAAATCTCATCCGGGTTTCGATCGGGTCACCTATATCGAAATGCGCAAGGTTCTCGCCGTTTAG
- a CDS encoding D-glycerate dehydrogenase: protein MTSKKKPKVYITRKLPDAVETRMRELFDAELNIDDSPRSAAELIEAVKTADVLVPTVTDRIDAALIEQSGPQMKLIASFSNGTDHIDVEAAARRGITVTNTPNVLTEDTADMTMALILAVPRRLGEGARVLTDKPGEWAGWSPTWMLGRRIHGKRIGIVGMGRIGTAVARRAKAFGLSIHYHNRKRVSPATEDELEATYWESLDQMLARVDIVSINCPSTPATFHLISARRLALLQPTAYIVNTARGDVVDESALIKCLREGKIAGAGLDVFENEPAVNPKLVKLANEGKVVLLPHMSSATIEGRIDMGDKVIINIRTFIDGHRPPNRVLPGR from the coding sequence ATGACATCAAAGAAAAAACCGAAGGTTTACATCACCCGGAAACTGCCGGATGCGGTGGAAACCCGCATGCGGGAACTTTTCGACGCCGAGCTCAATATCGATGATTCGCCACGCTCCGCCGCTGAACTCATCGAGGCCGTAAAGACAGCCGACGTCCTGGTGCCGACGGTGACGGACCGCATCGATGCCGCTCTTATCGAGCAGTCCGGGCCGCAAATGAAGCTGATAGCGAGCTTTTCGAACGGCACCGACCACATCGACGTCGAGGCGGCAGCCCGCAGGGGCATTACCGTCACCAACACGCCGAATGTTCTGACCGAGGACACGGCCGACATGACCATGGCGCTGATCCTCGCCGTGCCCCGGCGCCTCGGCGAAGGTGCACGGGTGCTTACCGACAAGCCCGGCGAATGGGCCGGATGGTCGCCGACCTGGATGCTCGGCCGGCGCATTCACGGCAAGCGCATCGGCATCGTCGGCATGGGCCGGATAGGCACGGCCGTCGCGCGCCGCGCCAAGGCATTCGGCCTGTCGATCCACTATCACAACCGCAAACGGGTGAGCCCGGCGACCGAGGACGAACTAGAGGCGACTTATTGGGAAAGCCTCGACCAGATGCTGGCACGGGTCGACATCGTTTCCATCAATTGCCCTTCGACGCCCGCAACCTTTCACTTGATTTCCGCTCGCCGCCTCGCGCTGCTGCAGCCGACAGCCTATATCGTCAACACGGCGCGCGGTGACGTCGTGGATGAGAGCGCCTTGATCAAATGCCTGAGGGAGGGAAAGATCGCCGGCGCCGGCCTCGACGTTTTCGAAAACGAACCTGCCGTCAACCCGAAGCTTGTCAAACTTGCGAACGAGGGCAAGGTGGTGCTGCTGCCGCACATGAGTTCGGCAACGATCGAAGGCCGCATCGATATGGGCGACAAGGTGATTATCAACATCCGCACCTTCATCGACGGCCACCGACCGCCGAATCGCGTACTGCCCGGCCGCTAA
- a CDS encoding SH3 domain-containing protein: protein MRGKYLKVCLVFAVGLMFAGEAVEPAYAQVAKGPSGLPLPRFVSLKSKRVNLRIGPGTDYAASWMYLKAGLPVEIIQEYDNWRRIRDADGTEGWVNQSLLSSQRAAIAAPWMKGKGKFVYVNMRREPQSSATVVAKLEPGVMIHIAECNGDWCHAEADSAEGWVAQSEIWGAYPGEAFK, encoded by the coding sequence ATGCGTGGAAAATATTTGAAGGTCTGCCTCGTCTTTGCGGTTGGTCTGATGTTTGCGGGGGAAGCCGTCGAACCCGCGTATGCGCAGGTGGCAAAGGGCCCGAGCGGCCTGCCGCTTCCGCGGTTCGTCTCGCTGAAGTCCAAGCGCGTCAATCTGCGCATCGGCCCGGGAACGGATTATGCCGCGTCGTGGATGTATCTGAAAGCCGGCCTGCCGGTCGAAATCATCCAGGAATACGACAACTGGCGCCGTATCCGCGATGCGGATGGCACGGAAGGTTGGGTCAACCAATCGCTGCTGTCAAGTCAGCGCGCGGCGATTGCCGCACCGTGGATGAAGGGCAAGGGCAAGTTCGTCTATGTCAACATGCGCCGTGAGCCGCAGTCGTCAGCGACCGTGGTTGCCAAGCTGGAGCCGGGTGTGATGATCCATATCGCTGAATGCAACGGCGATTGGTGTCATGCCGAAGCCGACAGCGCCGAAGGCTGGGTGGCGCAGTCGGAAATCTGGGGCGCTTACCCGGGCGAAGCTTTCAAATAA
- a CDS encoding adenosine kinase yields the protein MTKFDVLTVGNAIVDIIARCDDQFLIDNNITKAAMNLIDAARAELLYSRMGPALEASGGSAGNTAAGVASLGGRAAYFGKVAEDQLGEIFAHDIRAQGVHYQTKPKGTFPPTARSMIFVTDDGERSMNTYLGACVELGPEDVEPEVVAQAKVTYFEGYLWDPPRAKEAIRECARIAHENGREVSMTLSDSFCVDRYRAEFLDLMRSGTVDIVFANRQEVLALYETDDFEVALNKIAKDCKIAAVTMSENGAVMLKGNERWYVDAIRIKEVVDTTGAGDLFASGFLYGYTQGRTLEDCGKLGCLAAGIVIQQIGPRPMKSLSEAARDAQLI from the coding sequence ATGACAAAATTCGATGTTCTGACTGTCGGCAACGCCATCGTCGATATCATCGCGCGCTGCGACGACCAGTTCCTCATTGACAACAATATCACCAAGGCGGCGATGAACCTTATCGACGCCGCCCGCGCCGAACTTCTCTATTCGCGCATGGGGCCGGCGCTCGAAGCTTCAGGCGGCAGCGCCGGCAATACGGCAGCGGGCGTTGCAAGCCTCGGCGGCAGGGCCGCCTATTTCGGTAAGGTAGCGGAGGATCAGCTCGGCGAGATTTTCGCGCACGACATCCGGGCACAGGGCGTACATTACCAGACGAAACCAAAGGGCACGTTCCCACCGACCGCGCGCTCGATGATCTTCGTCACGGATGACGGCGAACGCTCGATGAATACCTATCTCGGCGCCTGCGTCGAACTCGGCCCGGAGGATGTCGAGCCCGAGGTCGTGGCACAAGCCAAGGTGACGTACTTCGAAGGCTATCTCTGGGATCCGCCGCGCGCCAAGGAAGCGATTCGCGAATGCGCCCGCATCGCCCATGAGAACGGCCGCGAAGTCTCCATGACGCTTTCGGACAGCTTCTGCGTCGATCGCTACCGCGCGGAGTTCCTCGACCTCATGCGCTCCGGCACTGTCGACATCGTGTTTGCCAACCGGCAGGAAGTACTCGCGCTCTATGAGACGGACGATTTCGAGGTGGCGCTCAACAAGATCGCCAAGGATTGCAAGATCGCGGCCGTGACGATGAGCGAAAACGGCGCCGTTATGCTGAAGGGCAACGAGCGCTGGTATGTCGATGCGATCCGCATCAAGGAAGTGGTCGATACGACCGGTGCCGGCGACCTCTTCGCTTCAGGCTTCCTCTATGGTTACACGCAGGGACGGACGCTGGAAGATTGCGGCAAGCTTGGCTGCCTTGCAGCTGGGATCGTCATTCAGCAGATCGGACCGCGGCCGATGAAATCGCTTTCCGAAGCCGCCCGCGACGCGCAGCTTATTTGA
- a CDS encoding AEC family transporter, translated as MIAIIFDVLPIFIMILIGWLIVKTGLMKADVGDALSDFVFKIAVPLLLFRTIAEADFHGASPFRLWIAYFSGVAVTWTAGHIAATRFFGRDDRIGVLAGVSSAFANTIFVGLPLVQRTVGNEGLVPLSILIAVHLPVMMVIGTIMMERAERKIAGKGERSMLKLFRQIGLNLVRNPLVIGLVAGAAVHLAGLPMPLPVASIVDQLAGVAGPVALVSLGMALEKYGVSGNVGIASVTSAFKLVLLPCCVWAASHLVGLTGSWTAALVLIAAVPTGVNAWLIANRFGVGHSLAASTITVTTALGAISVSLWAYLLGA; from the coding sequence ATGATAGCCATCATTTTTGACGTCCTTCCCATCTTCATCATGATCCTGATCGGCTGGCTGATCGTCAAAACTGGACTGATGAAGGCAGATGTCGGCGACGCCTTGAGCGATTTCGTTTTCAAGATTGCCGTCCCACTGCTCCTTTTCCGCACGATTGCCGAAGCGGATTTTCATGGCGCTTCGCCATTTCGTCTCTGGATCGCTTATTTCTCCGGCGTTGCGGTGACCTGGACGGCGGGCCACATCGCAGCGACCCGTTTTTTTGGCCGTGATGATCGCATCGGCGTGCTTGCCGGCGTTTCGTCGGCATTTGCCAATACGATCTTCGTCGGTCTGCCGCTTGTTCAACGCACGGTCGGCAATGAGGGCCTTGTACCGCTTTCCATCCTCATCGCCGTGCATCTGCCGGTCATGATGGTCATCGGCACGATCATGATGGAGCGGGCGGAGCGGAAGATTGCGGGCAAAGGCGAACGCAGCATGCTGAAACTCTTTCGCCAGATCGGTCTCAATCTTGTCCGCAATCCGCTCGTTATCGGTCTTGTCGCAGGTGCCGCGGTTCACCTTGCAGGTCTTCCAATGCCGCTGCCGGTGGCGTCCATTGTCGACCAACTGGCGGGCGTTGCTGGGCCTGTGGCCCTGGTATCTCTGGGCATGGCGCTCGAGAAGTATGGCGTTTCCGGCAATGTCGGCATTGCCAGCGTCACATCTGCCTTCAAACTGGTGTTGCTTCCATGCTGCGTCTGGGCCGCAAGCCATCTGGTTGGATTGACCGGCAGTTGGACCGCGGCGCTGGTGCTGATCGCCGCTGTTCCCACCGGCGTCAACGCCTGGCTGATCGCCAACCGTTTCGGCGTCGGCCACAGCCTCGCGGCCTCCACCATCACGGTCACGACAGCACTCGGCGCCATTTCGGTTTCGCTCTGGGCCTACCTGCTCGGCGCCTGA
- a CDS encoding cytochrome c family protein, whose protein sequence is MNSYVNMGVGALLGTIFVLMSVSIASEGIFHSEAPEKEGFAIVAEEAPAAGGGEAAPAAAVVPIAKLLASADAKAGETVFKKCQSCHDVTKGGPNKVGPNLYGLVDRPIASHEGFAYSSPMKDFSKGGSEKWTFDHLNHFLLAPKKQIPGTAMGFAGLPKEQDRANVILYLHTLADAPVPLPDPNAPDTVTQ, encoded by the coding sequence ATGAATTCTTATGTCAATATGGGCGTTGGGGCGCTGCTCGGAACGATTTTCGTCCTGATGTCAGTCTCGATCGCGTCCGAAGGGATCTTCCACTCCGAAGCGCCGGAGAAGGAAGGTTTCGCCATCGTTGCGGAAGAGGCACCCGCTGCCGGCGGTGGCGAGGCTGCACCTGCAGCAGCTGTGGTTCCGATCGCCAAGCTTCTTGCCAGCGCCGATGCCAAGGCAGGCGAAACGGTATTCAAGAAGTGTCAGTCCTGTCATGACGTGACCAAGGGAGGGCCAAACAAAGTCGGCCCGAACCTCTATGGTCTCGTCGATCGTCCGATCGCTTCGCATGAGGGCTTCGCCTATTCCTCCCCCATGAAGGATTTCTCCAAGGGCGGCAGCGAAAAGTGGACCTTCGATCACCTGAACCACTTCCTGCTGGCACCGAAAAAGCAGATTCCGGGCACGGCCATGGGCTTTGCCGGTCTGCCGAAGGAACAGGACCGCGCGAACGTGATCCTTTACTTGCACACGCTGGCAGACGCACCGGTTCCGTTGCCGGATCCGAACGCGCCTGACACCGTTACGCAGTAA